One stretch of Arachis duranensis cultivar V14167 chromosome 1, aradu.V14167.gnm2.J7QH, whole genome shotgun sequence DNA includes these proteins:
- the LOC127740646 gene encoding cyanogenic beta-glucosidase-like — MKYMNLDAYRFSISWSRILPKEKLSGSVNHKGIEYYNNLINELLANGLQLFVTIFHWDVPQALEDDYSDFLSPHIADDFKDYAEVCFKEFSNRVKHWITLNEPKNVSKNG; from the exons ATGAAGTATATGAATTTGGATGCTTATAGATTCTCCATTTCTTGGTCAAGAATACTCCCAA AAGAAAAACTTAGTGGAAGTGTAAACCACAAAGGAATTGAATACTATAACAACCTCATCAACGAGCTATTGGCTAATG GTCTGCAACTATTTGTGACTATTTTTCATTGGGACGTTCCTCAGGCCTTGGAAGATGACTATAGTGATTTTCTAAGCCCACACATTGC AGATGATTTTAAGGACTATGCTGAAGTTTGTTTCAAGGAATTTAGTAACAGAGTGAAACACTGGATCACTTTGAACGAACCCAAGAATGTGAGCAAAAATGGCTAA